One window of Phoenix dactylifera cultivar Barhee BC4 chromosome 5, palm_55x_up_171113_PBpolish2nd_filt_p, whole genome shotgun sequence genomic DNA carries:
- the LOC103710296 gene encoding transcription factor MYB17-like isoform X2 has protein sequence MGRARCCDKQGLKKGPWTPEEDKILVDYIQSNGHGSWRSLPQLAGLLRCGKSCRLRWTNYLRPDIKRGPFTLEEQKSIIQLHGIVGNKWSTIAAHLPGRTDNEIKNYWNTHLKRRLLRMGINPDTYAPATFTSSPGTTGGGASSSSSFPATRHMAQWESARLEAEARLSRESLLFSSAASASVSTSHHSESTHPKPGPDFFLRIWNSEVGDAFRKPVSAPQESAPWAGSSPESSSSTKQRTAVTVSAMAAVKGEPSTENKSCVSGGGVEGGGGDQVAGVDSSGSNAVEGTSEESYELYLDFGGDELGLFSSHLGSFSLFSGDLHDASLDTAFK, from the exons ATGGGAAGGGCTCGCTGCTGTGACAAGCAAGGGCTGAAGAAAGGGCCCTGGACGCCGGAGGAGGACAAGATCCTCGTCGACTACATCCAATCAAACGGCCATGGTAGCTGGCGTTCCCTTCCACAACTTGCAG GTCTTCTTCGGTGCGGAAAGAGCTGTCGGCTCCGGTGGACCAACTATCTGAGGCCAGACATCAAGCGTGGTCCCTTCACCCTTGAGGAGCAGAAGTCCATCATCCAGCTCCACGGGATCGTCGGTAACAA GTGGTCCACCATAGCTGCCCATTTGCCCGGACGGACTGACAACGAGATCAAGAACTACTGGAACACCCACCTCAAGAGGCGCCTCCTCCGCATGGGCATCAACCCCGACACCTACGCCCCCGCCACCTTCACCTCCTCCCCCGGAACCACCGGCGGCGgcgcttcttcctcctcctctttccccgCCACCCGCCACATGGCCCAGTGGGAGAGCGCCCGTCTGGAGGCCGAGGCCCGgctgtccagagagtccctcctcttctcctccgccgcctccgcctctGTCTCCACCTCCCATCATTCCGAGAGCACCCATCCCAAGCCGGGGCCCGACTTCTTCCTCCGCATCTGGAACTCCGAGGTCGGCGACGCCTTCCGGAAGCCAGTTTCTGCACCCCAGGAGAGCGCCCCCTGGGCCGGGTCCTCGCCGGAGTCGTCGTCGTCCACGAAGCAGAGAACAGCTGTGACCGTCTCGGCGATGGCGGCGGTGAAGGGGGAGCCGTCGACGGAGAACAAGAGCTGCGTGTCGGGCGGCGGCGTTGAAGGTGGTGGTGGGGATCAGGTGGCCGGGGTGGACTCGTCGGGGTCGAACGCGGTGGAGGGCACGTCGGAGGAGTCGTACGAGCTGTACCTGGACTTCGGTGGCGACGAGCTGGGACTGTTCTCCAGCCATCTCGGGAGCTTTTCCCTCTTCTCTGGCGACCTCCACGACGCGTCGCTGGACACGGCATTCAAGTGA
- the LOC103710296 gene encoding transcription factor MYB17-like isoform X1 encodes MVAGVPFHNLQVVVINAGLLRCGKSCRLRWTNYLRPDIKRGPFTLEEQKSIIQLHGIVGNKWSTIAAHLPGRTDNEIKNYWNTHLKRRLLRMGINPDTYAPATFTSSPGTTGGGASSSSSFPATRHMAQWESARLEAEARLSRESLLFSSAASASVSTSHHSESTHPKPGPDFFLRIWNSEVGDAFRKPVSAPQESAPWAGSSPESSSSTKQRTAVTVSAMAAVKGEPSTENKSCVSGGGVEGGGGDQVAGVDSSGSNAVEGTSEESYELYLDFGGDELGLFSSHLGSFSLFSGDLHDASLDTAFK; translated from the exons ATGGTAGCTGGCGTTCCCTTCCACAACTTGCAG GTGGTGGTAATAAATGCAGGTCTTCTTCGGTGCGGAAAGAGCTGTCGGCTCCGGTGGACCAACTATCTGAGGCCAGACATCAAGCGTGGTCCCTTCACCCTTGAGGAGCAGAAGTCCATCATCCAGCTCCACGGGATCGTCGGTAACAA GTGGTCCACCATAGCTGCCCATTTGCCCGGACGGACTGACAACGAGATCAAGAACTACTGGAACACCCACCTCAAGAGGCGCCTCCTCCGCATGGGCATCAACCCCGACACCTACGCCCCCGCCACCTTCACCTCCTCCCCCGGAACCACCGGCGGCGgcgcttcttcctcctcctctttccccgCCACCCGCCACATGGCCCAGTGGGAGAGCGCCCGTCTGGAGGCCGAGGCCCGgctgtccagagagtccctcctcttctcctccgccgcctccgcctctGTCTCCACCTCCCATCATTCCGAGAGCACCCATCCCAAGCCGGGGCCCGACTTCTTCCTCCGCATCTGGAACTCCGAGGTCGGCGACGCCTTCCGGAAGCCAGTTTCTGCACCCCAGGAGAGCGCCCCCTGGGCCGGGTCCTCGCCGGAGTCGTCGTCGTCCACGAAGCAGAGAACAGCTGTGACCGTCTCGGCGATGGCGGCGGTGAAGGGGGAGCCGTCGACGGAGAACAAGAGCTGCGTGTCGGGCGGCGGCGTTGAAGGTGGTGGTGGGGATCAGGTGGCCGGGGTGGACTCGTCGGGGTCGAACGCGGTGGAGGGCACGTCGGAGGAGTCGTACGAGCTGTACCTGGACTTCGGTGGCGACGAGCTGGGACTGTTCTCCAGCCATCTCGGGAGCTTTTCCCTCTTCTCTGGCGACCTCCACGACGCGTCGCTGGACACGGCATTCAAGTGA
- the LOC103710297 gene encoding uncharacterized protein LOC103710297, with protein MKNGSISRGGSIIFVNYDERLKIKFGRKPTIVESFNRMHKTKQGMEGYVDKRSEAIMTKYSAEYSKKYGDASTLDASPRDYNLWFEATDVPTHGRVYGFSPLEDLTGIIGQSSSSSTSISQAPELYTREDFLGILEHKKKPWQEEVLQKIREEIGFGPRHANQKSNGDSGFAVHASL; from the exons ATGAAGAATGGTAGCATCTCCCGTGGAGGATCAATCATATTTGTCAATTATGACGAACGACTC aaAATAAAGTTCGGTAGGAAGCCAACAATAGTTGAATCTTTTAATCGGATGCATAAGACAAAGCAAGGCATGGAAGGATATGTGGATAAGAGAAGTGAAGCTATCATG ACaaagtattcagctgaatactccAAAAAATATGGTGATGCCTCTACCTTAGATGCTTCACCACGTGATTATAACTTGTGGTTTGAGGCAACTGATGTCCCAACTCATGGCCGTGTCTATGGCTTTAGTCCTTTAGAGGATCTCACTGGAATTATTGGgcaatcatcatcctcttccaccTCTATAAGTCAAGCTCCAGAGTTGTACACGCGTGAAGACTTTCTAGGTATTCTTGAGCACAAAAAGAAACCGtggcaagaggaggttcttcaaaagataagagaagagattggctttGGACCAAGGCATGCAAATCAGAAGAGTAATGGTGATTCTGGTTTTGCTGTTCATGCTTCATTATGA